In the Salvia miltiorrhiza cultivar Shanhuang (shh) chromosome 8, IMPLAD_Smil_shh, whole genome shotgun sequence genome, tattttttttagggggtTATTACTATATAAACATTATTCTCTCCTATTCATAGTAATAAacctttttataatttttgatTATTTGCATTTTAAATGACGCTCTGAAGTTTATACCAAAACTGCCCTCATTAACTCTCATATGTCTGATTTTATTTTTCCACCACATAATGATTGTGTCATTATGATTTTATGTTTTCCACCACATAACTATTGTGTCCTTAAGGATAAATCATCTATATATCGTTAATTCAGATTAAGaataatatctttttattaatatttccGCGATAAATCATCATTACTATTTACTACAATGAGACATGTAATAATAGAATGAGACAtaccatttttaataaaaatggttaaTATATTGTAGGTGGAAAAAGAATTttatgttaataatgataattaattgtattgtatgtgaataaaataacttaattaGTATAtgaagaaaattttaaaaataaaaagaaattaattcttatgaaaGTTTCAAAATAGcaaaaagatattatttttttatagacGAAGTGAGTATCATTTTAGGCTTCATAGCTGAGATTCTCGACTGACTTTAACAGcatatgaaattaattattcTTTTCCTTTATCTTCCCTCAACGAGCTTTATCATTTATGTAACCCAATTACCTCAATCCACCCAAAAGCCAAAACAATCACAACCCAAATCTCCATGCATAAATAATCTCAACACCTACCTCAATATAAATCAACCATCAACCATAACCACAACAAAAACAAATCACCCACAATTCCAATAAAcactttttttcttcaaaaaaagcAATGGCCTCTTCCCTCCCCATTTCTCTCCTCCTCCACACACTTCTCCTCTTCGCAGTCCCAATCTCATCCTACCCTCTCGGCTCCATCTGCAAACAAgccaaaaaccctaatttctgCTACAATCTCCTACAGCCTCACGCAAACGCAAACCTACAAGACCTCGATCAGTTCGTGATCGACGCGACGGCGGCGAGCGCCGCCAAAACGAGCTCCAAAATCCAATCCCTCCTCCCCCAAACCAGCGATCCCAATCTGAAGGTGGTCTACACCTTCTGCTCGAACTACTACAGCGCCGCGCTCGGCGCCCTCGCTGCGGCCAGGGAGAAGCTGCGGGCGCGCGCCTTCCGCGACGTGAAGTCCGCCGCGGACACCGTCTCCGGCGACGCCGATGCGTGCCGGAAGGCGTTTGCCATGGCGCCGTCGCAGCCCATCGCCATCGCAGGTGATAACAATGAGTTTGAGCTTCTCAGTAATGTCTTCGTCGTCGTTTCTGGGAAG is a window encoding:
- the LOC130999931 gene encoding uncharacterized protein LOC130999931, which encodes MASSLPISLLLHTLLLFAVPISSYPLGSICKQAKNPNFCYNLLQPHANANLQDLDQFVIDATAASAAKTSSKIQSLLPQTSDPNLKVVYTFCSNYYSAALGALAAAREKLRARAFRDVKSAADTVSGDADACRKAFAMAPSQPIAIAGDNNEFELLSNVFVVVSGKL